Proteins from one Osmerus mordax isolate fOsmMor3 chromosome 21, fOsmMor3.pri, whole genome shotgun sequence genomic window:
- the prdx2 gene encoding peroxiredoxin-2, giving the protein MSSGNAKIGQAAPQFKATAVVDGQFKDIQLSDYKGKYVVFFFYPLDFTFVCPTEIVAFSDRAADFRKIGCEVIAASTDSHFSHLAWINTPRKQGGLGPMSIPLVADLTQSISRDYGVLKEEDGIAYRGLFVIDDKGILRQITINDLPVGRSVDETLRLVQAFQHTDKYGEVCPAGWKPGSDTIVPDVQKSKEFFSKQ; this is encoded by the exons ATGTCTTCGGGAAATGCCAAGATTGGCCAGGCTGCCCCGCAGTTCAAAGCCACGGCCGTCGTGGACGGACAGTTCAAAGACATTCAGCTGTCCGACTACAAAG GGAAGTACGTGGTGTTCTTCTTCTACCCCCTGGACTTCACCTTTGTCTGCCCTACCGAGATCGTGGCCTTCAGCGACAGGGCCGCGGACTTCCGCAAGATTGGCTGCGAGGTCATCGCCGCCTCCACAGACTCCCACTTCAGTCACCTGGCATG GATCAACACACCCAGGAAGCAGGGTGGCCTGGGCCCCATGAGCATCCCCCTGGTGGCCGACCTCACCCAGTCCATCTCCAGGGACTATGGCGTGCTGAAGGAGGAGGACGGAATCGCATATAG GGGTCTGTTTGTGATTGACGACAAGGGCATCCTGAGGCAGATCACCATCAACGACCTGCCCGTCGGTCGCTCCGTGGACGAGACCCTGCGCCTGGTCCAGGCCTTCCAGCATACCGACAAATACGGAGAGG TGTGCCCCGCTGGCTGGAAGCCAGGAAGTGACACCATCGTCCCCGACGTACAGAAGAGCAAGGAGttcttctccaaacagtaa